The following coding sequences are from one Neodiprion lecontei isolate iyNeoLeco1 chromosome 7, iyNeoLeco1.1, whole genome shotgun sequence window:
- the LOC107227672 gene encoding uncharacterized protein LOC107227672 — protein sequence MTIEVRDLDEITTGEEIRVALSSALKASLEDEMRLRSGFRGIQAALIRMLGRTAQKLLTIGKINIGLTVCQIQGRITVDGCYRCQGYGHHAAKCLDIDNLNACRRCSMTEHKKKECGRSSPRCIVCTNGGVRADHFAGSDQCRASKAELLKAKDRRNGRATIRVPNYRTVESTGWASVEPVMLFPTTLGGSFGRRLDFSTLLCQE from the coding sequence ATGACCATTGAGGTTAGAGATCTCGACGAGATCACGACGGGGGAGGAGATAAGGGTGGCCCTCAGCAGCGCCTTGAAAGCGTCGCTCGAGGACGAGATGAGATTGAGGAGTGGTTTCAGGGGCATCCAGGCTGCGCTGATAAGGATGCTGGGGCGGACTGCCCAGAAGCTGCTGACAATTGGCAAAATCAACATCGGTTTGACCGTCTGCCAGATCCAAGGAAGGATCACGGTGGACGGGTGTTACAGATGCCAAGGGTATGGACATCACGCTGCCAAATGCTTGGACATAGACAACTTGAATGCTTGCAGGAGATGCAGTATGACCGAGCATAAGAAGAAAGAGTGCGGGAGGTCCAGCCCGAGGTGCATCGTGTGCACAAACGGCGGGGTAAGGGCGGACCACTTCGCCGGGAGTGACCAGTGCAGAGCCTCCAAGGCAGAGCTGCTGAAGGCCAAGGACCGGCGCAACGGGCGGGCCACCATAAGGGTGCCTAACTACAGGACGGTGGAGAGCACGGGATGGGCGAGCGTGGAGCCGGTGATGCTCTTCCCTACCACACTGGGAGGGTCGTTCGGGCGGAGGCTCGATTTCAGCACCTTGCTATGTCAAGAGTGA
- the LOC107227655 gene encoding uncharacterized protein LOC107227655, whose protein sequence is MGVAAAFGRLMLNIAEPAYVKSELLESVTYSGALYGASVWADALSVARNMSRLEAARKASALRVVSAYRTVSTRAVMLLAGLILLHQMAVERKRIAEVEVRSGARGKAARVRLRR, encoded by the coding sequence ATGGGCGTAGCCGCGGCCTTCGGCAGGCTAATGCTCAACATCGCGGAACCGGCCTACGTGAAAAGTGAACTCCTGGAGAGCGTAACATACTCCGGTGCACTCTACGGAGCCTCTGTGTGGGCGGACGCCCTAAGCGTGGCGAGAAACATGAGCAGACTGGAGGCTGCAAGAAAGGCCAGCGCACTTCGAGTCGTGTCAGCGTACCGCACTGTCTCAACGCGGGCCGTTATGTTGCTGGCGGGCCTGATTCTGCTGCACCAGATGGCGGTCGAACGAAAAAGAATCGCGGAGGTGGAAGTGAGAAGCGGGGCCCGTGGCAAGGCGGCTAGGGTCAGACTGAGACGTTAG